A stretch of the Arthrobacter sp. PAMC 25486 genome encodes the following:
- the murQ gene encoding N-acetylmuramic acid 6-phosphate etherase gives MSTPENTIASVSTPENTIDAIRAEIGALTTEAANPNYPDLAALSTQELVAAMNGEDALVPAAIEQQQHTIAAIIDEIADRMSRGGRLIYVGAGTPGRMGILDASECPPTFGTDPSLVVGIIAGGRAAVNQAVENAEDSEEAGAADMAALNLTPNDSVVGMAASGRTPYVIAAIKASRAQGAYTVGFACNNNSPLGAAADTALEIEVGPEFLSGSTRLKSGTCQKLVLNMISTITMVRLGKTYKNVMVDLRATNAKLHARSERTLMRVTGCDADTAKAALAAADGHVKAAILAIMTGLPAAQAASLLAENAGFLPASIDAGTSMG, from the coding sequence GTGAGCACCCCTGAGAACACCATCGCCTCAGTGAGCACCCCTGAGAACACCATCGACGCCATCCGCGCCGAGATCGGCGCCCTCACCACCGAGGCCGCCAACCCGAACTACCCGGACCTGGCCGCCCTGTCCACGCAGGAGCTCGTGGCCGCCATGAACGGCGAGGACGCGCTCGTCCCGGCGGCGATCGAGCAGCAGCAGCACACCATCGCCGCCATCATCGACGAGATCGCCGACCGCATGTCCCGCGGCGGGCGCCTTATCTACGTCGGTGCCGGCACCCCGGGCCGCATGGGCATCCTGGATGCCAGCGAATGTCCTCCCACGTTTGGCACCGACCCGTCCCTGGTGGTCGGCATCATCGCCGGAGGCCGGGCCGCCGTAAACCAGGCCGTGGAAAACGCCGAAGACAGTGAAGAGGCCGGCGCCGCCGACATGGCCGCCCTGAACCTGACTCCCAACGACTCGGTGGTGGGCATGGCCGCCTCCGGCCGCACCCCCTATGTCATCGCCGCCATCAAGGCCTCCCGCGCACAGGGCGCCTATACCGTGGGCTTCGCCTGTAATAACAACTCCCCGCTGGGCGCCGCGGCGGACACCGCCCTGGAGATCGAGGTGGGCCCGGAATTCCTCTCCGGCTCCACCCGGTTGAAGTCCGGCACCTGCCAGAAGCTGGTCCTGAACATGATCAGCACCATCACCATGGTCCGCCTCGGCAAGACGTACAAAAACGTCATGGTCGACCTCCGCGCCACGAACGCCAAGCTCCACGCCCGCAGCGAACGCACACTCATGCGGGTCACCGGCTGCGACGCGGACACCGCAAAGGCGGCACTCGCCGCCGCCGACGGGCACGTCAAGGCAGCCATCCTGGCGATCATGACAGGCCTGCCGGCTGCCCAGGCGGCCTCCCTGCTGGCGGAGAACGCGGGCTTCCTTCCTGCGTCCATCGACGCCGGCACCTCCATGGGCTAA